In Paenibacillus sp. BIC5C1, a genomic segment contains:
- a CDS encoding DMT family transporter yields the protein MRGIIFALLGGACITLQGVANTRISTDMGTWQAATITQLTGFILAALILVFVRDINLQGLKQVKPMYLAGGAFGAVIIFSEVTAIQQIGVTFTISALLIAQLFLTFMVDSNGWFGVVKQKMKLPQFLGIALMVTGVIIMKL from the coding sequence ATGAGAGGAATTATTTTTGCACTATTAGGCGGTGCATGCATTACCCTGCAAGGGGTTGCCAATACCCGAATCAGTACGGACATGGGTACCTGGCAAGCCGCTACGATTACACAACTCACCGGGTTTATATTGGCAGCTCTGATCCTTGTATTCGTGCGGGACATCAACCTGCAAGGATTGAAGCAAGTGAAGCCCATGTACCTGGCGGGAGGCGCGTTTGGTGCAGTAATTATTTTTAGTGAAGTCACGGCAATCCAGCAAATTGGGGTAACTTTTACGATCTCAGCGCTGTTGATTGCACAGCTATTCCTGACCTTTATGGTCGATAGTAACGGATGGTTTGGTGTTGTGAAGCAGAAAATGAAACTACCGCAATTTCTGGGTATAGCATTAATGGTTACGGGCGTCATTATTATGAAGCTGTAG
- a CDS encoding Nif3-like dinuclear metal center hexameric protein → MNITIQHIIDHLTAEVELPETTVDQLITGSPHQTVTGVFVTFMPTQHVIEHAIQRGANLIIAHEPPFYNHHSHTDWLADDPVYETKRKLIENGKIAIYRCHDAIHRFQPDGITEGLVQALGWSSSVEQRRPEADILSFPEGMTVQLIAEHIKHSLGSEYVRLAGDPKMICRRAAILVGFRGNGNLTIPLLQQEELDLIIAGEGFEWETPEYIRDAVQQGKQKALLMIGHAESEASGMKLLSERLAAGFPELSVHYVGEQPVFQVL, encoded by the coding sequence ATGAATATAACCATTCAACACATAATAGATCACCTAACCGCCGAAGTTGAACTTCCAGAAACCACCGTGGATCAACTGATAACGGGTTCTCCCCACCAAACGGTCACAGGCGTTTTTGTAACTTTTATGCCTACACAACATGTGATTGAGCATGCTATACAACGTGGGGCTAATCTGATTATCGCTCATGAGCCTCCCTTCTATAACCATCATAGTCACACCGACTGGCTGGCTGATGATCCAGTCTATGAAACCAAGAGAAAGCTGATTGAGAACGGCAAAATTGCAATCTATCGCTGTCATGATGCCATTCATCGCTTTCAGCCTGATGGCATTACGGAAGGATTGGTTCAGGCACTGGGGTGGTCATCTTCTGTGGAACAGAGAAGACCAGAAGCTGATATTCTGTCCTTTCCGGAAGGTATGACAGTTCAGCTTATTGCGGAACATATTAAACATTCGCTTGGAAGCGAATATGTACGCCTAGCTGGTGATCCAAAGATGATATGCAGACGTGCAGCGATCCTGGTCGGTTTTCGAGGCAACGGCAATCTGACCATTCCCCTTCTTCAGCAAGAAGAGTTGGATTTGATTATCGCAGGTGAAGGATTCGAATGGGAGACACCAGAGTACATACGTGATGCTGTGCAGCAAGGAAAACAAAAAGCTCTTCTCATGATCGGCCATGCCGAAAGTGAGGCCTCCGGGATGAAACTTTTGTCTGAAAGATTGGCTGCTGGTTTCCCGGAATTGTCAGTTCATTATGTTGGTGAGCAACCGGTGTTTCAAGTATTGTGA
- a CDS encoding DEAD/DEAH box helicase translates to MSENPFYRLAPFVQEFIYKKRWESLRPAQIEACNICFHTAHHMLIAAGTASGKTEAAFFPALTELHERPSKSVGILYIGPLKALINDQFERLKDLLSEGNIPVWHWHGDVPQAEKTRLMRSPSGVLQITPESLEGLLMNRPNAIPALFHDLRYVIIDEVHAFMGADRGIQVLSELARIERMAGCKPRRVGLSATLSDYDAATAWLAAGTNQGVDVVSSPGGRKLRLRVEHFSFPDARDEEQAEHLHNARKVYYDFIYESTHRKKALIFTNSRTDAEVTILEMRRVAARRQERDVFHVHHGSISAMLREETEAALRTGSGPAVAAATVTLELGIDLGELERVVQLGAPYSASSFVQRLGRSGRREDMASEMLFVCPEEEDEEAQLPARMPWTLMRAIAVIELYVKSKWVEPLEARKMPMGVLYHQTMSMLKSMGEAEPKELAEAILSLAPFAQIRADQYQLFLNYLIETDHLQWTEDRTLIIGLTGEKTVNNYRFYAVFKDDEEHKVLNGSEEIGSITTVPPPGYCFSLAGKLWKVEEVDHKHKSVYVKAAKGKVDTLWLGAGGDIHTSVVQKMREVLSDTVIYPYLSPQAVNRLERARRLARESGLLKQVVIPAGGDSLYVLPWVGSKSFRTLERLMKQNLSDKLALRSVVPMEPYYFVVSGKVDGRTLLAEIMSECRSAKDASTLLSEDEAPYLGKYDEFVAPPLIREAFAVDGLDLNGLKEGLQQTLTWDSSSVK, encoded by the coding sequence ATGAGTGAGAACCCTTTCTATCGACTGGCTCCTTTTGTACAGGAATTTATTTATAAAAAACGATGGGAATCCCTTCGGCCTGCACAGATTGAAGCGTGCAACATTTGTTTTCATACCGCGCATCATATGCTGATTGCAGCAGGCACTGCCTCCGGCAAGACGGAGGCGGCTTTTTTTCCAGCACTAACCGAGCTGCATGAACGGCCCTCCAAATCCGTGGGTATCTTGTACATCGGGCCGCTTAAGGCACTGATTAATGACCAATTCGAGCGACTAAAGGACTTGTTGTCCGAGGGGAATATTCCGGTATGGCACTGGCATGGAGATGTGCCCCAGGCAGAGAAAACACGACTCATGCGAAGCCCCTCCGGTGTGCTTCAGATTACGCCTGAATCACTGGAAGGTCTGCTGATGAATCGTCCCAATGCCATTCCGGCATTATTTCATGATCTGCGGTATGTCATTATAGACGAGGTTCATGCATTCATGGGAGCGGATCGTGGCATTCAGGTGTTGAGCGAGCTGGCGCGAATTGAACGTATGGCTGGATGTAAACCGAGAAGAGTGGGGTTATCTGCGACATTAAGTGATTATGATGCTGCTACAGCCTGGCTCGCTGCTGGAACTAACCAGGGGGTGGATGTGGTTTCTTCCCCGGGTGGACGCAAGCTACGTCTAAGGGTGGAGCATTTTTCGTTCCCGGATGCACGGGATGAAGAGCAGGCAGAACATCTGCATAATGCACGTAAAGTCTATTACGACTTCATCTATGAGAGTACACATCGCAAAAAAGCTTTGATATTCACCAATAGTCGGACGGATGCAGAAGTCACTATACTTGAGATGCGGCGTGTCGCCGCACGGAGACAGGAGCGGGATGTATTCCATGTTCATCATGGGAGCATATCCGCGATGCTGAGAGAAGAGACCGAAGCCGCCTTACGAACCGGATCAGGGCCAGCAGTAGCTGCGGCTACCGTAACGTTGGAACTGGGGATTGACCTGGGTGAACTGGAGCGGGTTGTACAGCTTGGAGCACCTTATAGTGCATCGAGTTTTGTTCAGCGCCTTGGAAGGTCAGGCAGGCGTGAGGATATGGCTTCCGAGATGCTATTTGTATGTCCGGAAGAAGAGGATGAGGAAGCTCAATTGCCTGCTCGAATGCCATGGACACTCATGCGAGCGATTGCTGTTATTGAACTGTATGTAAAGAGCAAGTGGGTTGAACCACTTGAGGCCCGTAAGATGCCGATGGGGGTGCTCTACCATCAGACGATGAGCATGCTGAAAAGCATGGGGGAGGCTGAACCCAAAGAATTGGCTGAGGCTATACTTTCGCTCGCACCATTCGCGCAGATTCGTGCAGATCAATATCAGCTTTTTCTGAATTATCTGATTGAGACCGATCATCTGCAGTGGACTGAAGATCGAACGTTAATCATTGGGCTTACGGGTGAGAAAACCGTGAATAACTATCGCTTTTACGCGGTGTTCAAAGATGATGAAGAGCACAAAGTGCTGAACGGTTCCGAGGAGATCGGGTCGATTACAACCGTGCCGCCACCTGGATACTGTTTCTCTCTTGCCGGGAAACTGTGGAAAGTGGAAGAGGTCGATCATAAGCATAAATCTGTGTATGTGAAGGCGGCCAAAGGTAAAGTGGATACGTTGTGGCTGGGTGCGGGTGGGGACATTCACACGTCGGTTGTCCAGAAAATGCGTGAAGTACTTTCAGACACGGTGATATATCCCTACCTGTCACCGCAAGCGGTAAATCGATTGGAACGCGCCCGTCGACTTGCTCGTGAAAGTGGTTTACTGAAGCAGGTTGTCATTCCAGCTGGAGGAGATTCCTTGTATGTATTACCTTGGGTGGGAAGCAAATCTTTCCGCACACTGGAGCGTTTGATGAAGCAAAATTTGTCTGACAAGCTCGCCTTGCGATCTGTTGTACCTATGGAGCCATATTATTTTGTCGTGTCAGGCAAAGTGGATGGTCGTACACTTTTGGCCGAGATCATGAGTGAATGTCGATCAGCAAAAGACGCATCTACGTTGCTTTCAGAAGATGAAGCGCCGTATCTTGGTAAATATGATGAATTCGTGGCTCCTCCATTGATCCGAGAGGCATTTGCAGTGGACGGATTGGATTTAAATGGTCTCAAAGAAGGATTGCAGCAAACGTTAACATGGGATTCTTCATCTGTGAAATGA
- a CDS encoding Crp/Fnr family transcriptional regulator — MEEFQNQHQLLHYLKQYQLESVFHEPLRPHMTICHFEKCELICREGEMSEYLYVLVEGKVKIFTTSPQDKTLVLCFKTPLEMVGDVEYVRESDIVNTVQAVSPVVMLRIHYNWLAELASDYAPLLKFLLKIISHKFYIDSNLSNFNLMYPVEVRLASYLLSISTEEAGTVVHEELDAFNLTDIANLIGTSYRHLNRVIQKLCADGLIMRDQGFIMVKDRAGLAEVAGHNIYE; from the coding sequence ATGGAAGAATTCCAGAATCAGCATCAATTGTTGCACTATTTGAAGCAGTATCAACTCGAATCGGTATTTCACGAGCCCCTGCGTCCACATATGACGATATGCCACTTCGAGAAGTGCGAATTAATCTGCCGCGAAGGGGAAATGTCCGAATATTTATATGTGCTGGTCGAGGGGAAAGTCAAAATTTTCACGACCTCTCCACAGGATAAAACACTCGTTCTTTGTTTCAAAACACCGCTTGAAATGGTTGGTGATGTCGAGTACGTTCGGGAGAGCGACATCGTGAACACCGTGCAGGCGGTTTCCCCTGTGGTCATGCTGCGCATTCATTATAATTGGTTAGCCGAACTCGCCAGCGATTACGCACCCCTGTTGAAATTTTTGCTCAAAATTATTTCTCACAAGTTTTATATTGATTCGAACCTCTCCAACTTCAACCTGATGTATCCGGTCGAGGTTCGATTAGCCAGCTATCTGCTCTCCATCTCTACTGAAGAAGCGGGGACTGTTGTCCACGAAGAACTGGACGCCTTTAATTTGACAGATATCGCGAATCTGATCGGTACGAGTTATCGGCATTTGAATCGGGTGATTCAGAAGCTGTGTGCAGATGGATTAATCATGCGGGATCAGGGCTTTATTATGGTCAAAGATCGGGCAGGTCTGGCAGAAGTGGCGGGTCACAACATCTATGAATAA
- a CDS encoding diguanylate cyclase domain-containing protein has protein sequence MPESKSKKENNLLNRTLLNQGTYTNDPIDLNNCDKEPIHIPGFIQPHGVLLAVSTNNIPTIVQCSQNTEEHLGLSTQEVLGLPLEHLIGKDNIRQVLARTFSASVTSDLQYMDLTINISGNAQVFTTVIHESEGLLILEMEPSYENGDMEGNDFEWISSFFSRLKSTDNRVEASQIAAEQVKEMLGYDRVMIYEFDEQWNGKVIAEAREEELEPFLGHHYPASDIPKQARELYLRNWLRTIVNVNYTPVEIVPLLQPLTGKPLNLSLSVLRSVSPLHIEYLQNMGVGATVTISLIHDNQLWGLITCHHYSARYIPHRVRNLCNFLGSFFSSELFQRQQLDEYQAEIRSREAATQIANIFIGNTSPARIIEELQGEEQTLLSLMDASGAAICYQDKLLLYGDTPTREQVRELAAWLAGKSEDYSYHTSKLSLEYDPAQAYKEKASGIVYVAISPGQHHYIIWFRPEVVQLVDWAGDPAKAVIKTDDGMRLSPRKSFEKWREVVQSTSYPWTTKELNVLPLLKSIVRRQTENQLVQAEEQALQNARILRQNEQRYLQLMEFSPVAFFTLTDGFIIYCNNKAAELLGYESSKALIGKDFRGFVPDKTRTILQQNLEELNLNNTRLFTNQAYFITATGMSLLLEITLASVTHAGKPSVMVLLNSGTSHPDQEHYTETTSQLQNYLNTDPLTDMPLQTIFQSQLQDDWNECLQEKCSLGLFIIDIDDFRSYNASYGLQGGDLCLQWIGEVLTVVSEQNDGVISRLRGGTFMLKLKNATSERSAELAEEIRQHVLALQIQSDLSSPSEVVTVSVGGSVMVPEETLMVSNLIEKASLALAQAKSDGKNRAIMV, from the coding sequence ATGCCCGAATCGAAGTCCAAGAAAGAAAATAATTTGCTTAACCGTACATTGCTCAATCAGGGTACGTACACCAATGATCCAATTGATCTAAACAATTGCGACAAAGAACCTATTCATATCCCCGGCTTCATTCAACCTCATGGTGTGCTCTTGGCTGTGAGCACCAACAATATACCGACTATTGTACAATGCAGCCAAAATACGGAGGAACATCTCGGTCTTTCTACGCAAGAGGTGCTGGGCCTTCCACTCGAACATCTGATTGGCAAGGATAATATAAGGCAGGTACTGGCACGCACCTTCAGTGCATCTGTAACATCAGACCTGCAATATATGGATCTTACGATTAACATATCTGGAAATGCTCAGGTCTTCACAACAGTCATTCATGAGAGTGAAGGCCTGTTAATTTTGGAAATGGAACCTTCCTATGAAAATGGAGATATGGAAGGTAATGATTTTGAGTGGATTTCCAGCTTCTTCAGCCGACTTAAAAGTACTGATAATCGGGTCGAGGCGAGTCAGATTGCTGCCGAGCAAGTGAAAGAAATGCTAGGCTATGATCGGGTCATGATCTATGAATTTGACGAACAATGGAATGGGAAGGTCATCGCTGAAGCGCGTGAGGAAGAGCTTGAACCTTTTCTCGGACACCATTACCCGGCGTCTGATATTCCCAAACAGGCACGGGAATTGTATCTGCGCAATTGGTTGCGCACCATCGTGAACGTGAATTATACACCTGTCGAGATCGTTCCCTTGCTTCAACCTTTGACGGGCAAACCGCTTAATTTGAGCTTGTCGGTTCTGCGCAGTGTATCCCCTCTGCACATTGAGTATTTGCAGAACATGGGTGTTGGTGCAACCGTAACCATCTCTCTGATCCATGACAACCAGCTGTGGGGCCTGATTACATGTCATCACTATTCAGCCAGATATATACCCCATCGTGTTCGTAACTTGTGTAACTTCCTGGGTTCCTTCTTCTCAAGTGAACTGTTTCAACGTCAGCAGCTGGATGAATATCAAGCTGAGATCAGGTCACGTGAAGCGGCTACCCAAATTGCTAATATTTTTATTGGGAATACAAGTCCAGCGAGGATTATTGAAGAATTGCAGGGCGAAGAGCAGACCTTACTGAGTCTTATGGATGCTTCGGGAGCTGCGATCTGTTATCAGGACAAGCTGCTATTATATGGCGATACGCCGACACGGGAGCAAGTACGCGAATTGGCAGCATGGCTGGCGGGCAAATCGGAAGATTACAGTTATCATACTTCCAAGCTGAGTTTGGAGTATGATCCTGCCCAAGCTTACAAGGAAAAAGCATCGGGTATTGTTTATGTTGCCATATCCCCTGGGCAGCATCATTACATCATCTGGTTCCGCCCTGAGGTGGTTCAGCTTGTGGATTGGGCAGGTGATCCAGCCAAAGCGGTGATCAAAACCGATGATGGCATGCGTTTGTCTCCACGAAAATCCTTCGAGAAATGGAGAGAGGTCGTACAATCCACCTCTTATCCTTGGACAACGAAGGAGCTGAATGTGCTGCCATTGCTCAAAAGCATCGTACGCCGTCAGACAGAGAACCAACTGGTTCAGGCAGAGGAGCAGGCATTGCAGAACGCACGTATTTTGCGGCAAAATGAACAGCGCTACTTGCAGTTGATGGAGTTTTCACCGGTTGCCTTTTTTACGTTGACGGATGGATTCATCATTTATTGCAATAACAAGGCAGCTGAACTGCTTGGTTATGAAAGTTCCAAAGCTCTCATCGGCAAGGATTTCAGGGGATTTGTGCCTGACAAGACGAGAACGATTTTGCAGCAAAATCTGGAGGAACTGAATCTCAACAATACGCGTTTGTTTACCAACCAGGCATACTTCATCACAGCAACTGGCATGTCCTTACTGCTTGAGATTACACTGGCTTCTGTTACACATGCTGGCAAACCATCTGTGATGGTTCTTCTTAACAGTGGGACATCTCATCCTGATCAGGAACATTATACGGAGACAACAAGTCAACTCCAGAACTATCTCAACACAGATCCGTTAACAGACATGCCGCTTCAGACCATATTCCAATCCCAGCTTCAGGATGATTGGAATGAATGTTTGCAAGAGAAATGCAGTTTGGGACTGTTTATTATAGATATCGATGATTTCCGTTCATATAATGCATCTTATGGACTTCAAGGTGGCGATCTGTGCCTGCAGTGGATTGGAGAAGTGCTGACGGTGGTCAGTGAACAGAATGATGGCGTCATCTCCCGCCTTCGGGGAGGAACCTTCATGTTGAAACTGAAGAATGCAACATCGGAACGTTCAGCGGAGCTTGCCGAAGAAATCAGACAACATGTGCTTGCACTTCAAATTCAGAGTGATCTGTCCAGTCCAAGTGAAGTGGTCACGGTTAGCGTTGGCGGTTCGGTAATGGTTCCTGAAGAGACGCTGATGGTGTCGAATCTGATTGAAAAAGCCAGCCTAGCCCTTGCTCAAGCCAAGAGTGACGGGAAAAATCGGGCTATCATGGTATGA
- a CDS encoding ATP-binding protein — protein sequence MAELKIPKRLTTALVNSLTAGVVPRIGLEQIAVGRKSEVDAILRDMDNIAEGGAAFKLITGRYGSGKSFLLQMIRNYAMDREFVVADGDLSPERRLVGTKGQGLATYRELMTRLSTRTRPDGGALEPILQKWIAGLQQQAMQSQGLRPDDPALPAEVEKQIYAVTNEMQNLVHGFDFAKVLASYWNGYKLEDDDRKQAALRWLRGEFATKTEAKKELAVGVIIDDDNWYDYFKLWSEFTARIGYKGLLLFIDEAVNLYKITNSISRQSNYEKLLTMFNDTMQGKAEHLGIFVGGTPQFVEDERRGLFSYEALRSRLIDGRYAAREYANYTGPILKLSMLSHEEILILLQKLRQIHALHFGYTASLTDEDLVDFMQTAVNRLGADELLTTREVVRDFMDVLHTLHQNPEVTYAQLLGERAVKPQEAGKGMDSSSADDLDDFLAEFEL from the coding sequence GTGGCAGAACTTAAAATACCGAAGCGGCTGACTACCGCACTAGTGAATTCGTTGACCGCGGGCGTTGTGCCACGAATCGGACTGGAGCAGATTGCAGTTGGTCGGAAGTCTGAAGTGGACGCGATTTTGCGAGATATGGACAATATTGCAGAAGGCGGGGCAGCGTTTAAGCTTATTACAGGGAGGTATGGGAGCGGGAAAAGTTTTCTGTTGCAGATGATTCGTAACTATGCGATGGATCGGGAATTCGTGGTGGCGGACGGTGACTTGTCACCTGAGCGCAGACTGGTGGGAACCAAAGGTCAGGGGCTCGCAACCTATCGTGAGCTGATGACTCGTCTGTCTACTCGTACACGACCAGATGGCGGTGCACTGGAACCGATTTTGCAGAAGTGGATCGCTGGTCTTCAGCAGCAAGCGATGCAAAGTCAGGGATTGCGCCCGGATGATCCGGCTCTTCCTGCCGAAGTCGAGAAGCAGATCTATGCGGTGACAAACGAAATGCAGAATTTGGTGCATGGATTCGATTTTGCCAAGGTGTTGGCTTCGTACTGGAACGGCTATAAATTGGAGGATGATGACCGAAAACAGGCGGCGCTGCGCTGGTTGAGAGGGGAATTCGCAACCAAGACGGAAGCCAAGAAAGAGCTGGCTGTCGGCGTCATCATTGATGATGATAACTGGTATGACTACTTCAAATTATGGTCCGAATTTACGGCACGGATCGGTTACAAAGGACTGCTGTTGTTCATAGATGAAGCGGTTAATCTGTACAAAATTACAAACAGTATATCCCGGCAAAGCAACTACGAGAAGTTGCTTACCATGTTCAATGATACGATGCAGGGCAAAGCAGAACACCTCGGCATTTTTGTGGGCGGTACACCACAATTCGTGGAGGATGAAAGACGCGGACTATTCAGTTATGAAGCACTTCGCTCCAGACTCATCGATGGGCGCTATGCAGCAAGAGAATACGCGAATTATACCGGACCGATCTTGAAACTTTCAATGTTGTCCCATGAAGAGATTTTGATTCTTTTGCAGAAGCTGCGTCAGATTCATGCTCTGCATTTTGGATATACTGCAAGTCTAACGGATGAGGATTTAGTTGATTTTATGCAAACAGCGGTCAACCGGCTCGGCGCGGATGAATTACTGACCACACGTGAAGTGGTGCGGGACTTCATGGATGTGTTGCATACGCTCCATCAGAATCCCGAAGTAACCTATGCTCAATTGCTTGGTGAGCGAGCAGTCAAACCGCAGGAAGCAGGGAAAGGAATGGATTCATCATCTGCTGATGATCTGGATGATTTTCTGGCGGAGTTTGAATTATGA
- a CDS encoding biliverdin-producing heme oxygenase, producing the protein MTASTIMERLKSETAHYHRQVEQNEYAKAIMNQTVSLGEYKKYLEKFYGFLKPLENQAVQQPFWSSTGLDIGIRGKANLLENDLRNLGASEEEISQVPLCKDLPDISTPARLFGYLYVIEGSTNGGQIMTKRLSQFLPIDADRGLEYFNAYGTETRTRWAEFTELLRQSITEEEDHDIMVHTASETFRLLDQWINTNTNTDQL; encoded by the coding sequence ATGACAGCCAGTACCATTATGGAACGTCTGAAGAGTGAGACAGCTCATTATCACAGACAAGTGGAACAGAACGAGTATGCCAAGGCGATTATGAATCAAACCGTTAGCTTGGGAGAGTATAAGAAATATCTGGAGAAATTTTACGGGTTCCTGAAACCATTGGAAAATCAAGCTGTACAGCAGCCTTTCTGGAGCAGTACAGGACTGGATATCGGGATTAGAGGAAAAGCGAACTTGCTTGAAAATGACCTGCGAAATCTCGGCGCCAGTGAAGAGGAAATCAGCCAGGTTCCTTTATGTAAGGATCTTCCTGATATCTCGACACCTGCAAGGTTGTTCGGTTATTTATACGTCATTGAAGGATCTACGAACGGAGGTCAGATCATGACCAAACGTTTGTCACAGTTCCTGCCGATTGATGCAGATCGGGGGCTGGAATATTTTAATGCCTATGGTACGGAAACCAGAACGAGATGGGCGGAGTTCACAGAACTACTGCGTCAATCCATCACGGAGGAAGAAGATCACGACATCATGGTGCACACGGCCTCGGAAACGTTCCGATTACTTGATCAATGGATCAATACAAATACAAATACAGATCAGTTGTAA
- a CDS encoding TerB N-terminal domain-containing protein: protein MNNMDTLVRIHTWRTVKRNSMKEDSRQLEFIEIDLCEEPIIAAVPVPDRSTIVRADFDIKLPGGILSSEKRFVEEARQLIEVEGEQAPWVPFMSYWPTYGVMNEPQRKWYMYWRTEVRQGRFPDTDLSYLFVHIYELINGIGWQEPQAGYEQLKQLWMNYRERLPQLDMYMQEWIIDYDLVHELNMSLSEIVELSSGFLPPEILDMELQRLLSSNISEISLKLLQRYYDYDITLSKFYRDGGMKVLEQYIPRVMALLDSYLLRTRKVGILDQFELNHERVIERTLFRKAVYDESIYGKSVRITYVPIGEHADFIQFVTRVFRCTENKCRELLGFRGRLRGKTLEPELANVIERYLDKAFAVEKVPVVEQPIVRIDAGKLASLQQESEYVRRALMIEENHITEDEDANNVTSQAPMAIHYSTDEAERAEESNQSEVGFEGALETDGVQENGNNEPISLQWEADFSADLDEEWLQFSEMLSPQHVQAIYALLGVKPDTELMRVAEQYGTMPALLLDEINDVAMETIVDLLIDGDRIVSDYMNVFEHVKR, encoded by the coding sequence ATGAACAATATGGATACACTTGTTCGTATTCACACGTGGAGGACGGTGAAACGGAATTCAATGAAAGAGGATTCAAGACAACTGGAGTTTATAGAGATAGATCTGTGCGAAGAACCCATAATAGCGGCAGTCCCGGTTCCTGATCGTTCAACGATTGTCCGTGCTGATTTTGATATAAAATTACCTGGTGGCATATTGTCTTCGGAGAAAAGGTTTGTAGAGGAAGCAAGGCAACTCATTGAAGTGGAAGGGGAGCAGGCTCCCTGGGTTCCTTTTATGAGTTATTGGCCGACCTATGGTGTAATGAACGAACCCCAGCGCAAGTGGTATATGTATTGGAGGACTGAAGTCCGGCAAGGCCGTTTCCCTGACACGGATCTGTCCTATCTGTTTGTGCATATTTATGAGCTGATTAACGGAATTGGTTGGCAGGAACCACAGGCAGGCTACGAGCAATTAAAACAACTATGGATGAACTATCGTGAACGGCTTCCGCAGTTGGATATGTACATGCAGGAATGGATTATTGATTATGATCTCGTACATGAGTTGAACATGTCATTATCCGAGATAGTGGAGCTTTCGAGTGGTTTTTTGCCACCGGAGATTCTGGATATGGAGTTGCAACGGCTCTTGAGCAGCAATATATCGGAAATCTCGCTGAAGTTGTTACAAAGATATTATGACTACGACATTACGCTCAGCAAATTTTACAGGGATGGCGGCATGAAGGTTCTGGAACAATACATTCCCCGAGTCATGGCTTTGTTGGATTCTTATCTGCTGCGTACACGCAAGGTCGGCATATTGGATCAGTTTGAGCTAAATCATGAGAGAGTTATCGAACGTACGCTGTTTCGAAAAGCCGTATATGATGAATCCATTTATGGAAAATCGGTTCGAATAACATATGTTCCGATTGGAGAGCATGCAGATTTTATTCAGTTTGTAACTCGAGTTTTTCGATGCACGGAAAATAAATGCCGTGAACTGCTCGGTTTCAGAGGGCGACTTCGTGGAAAGACCCTTGAACCAGAGCTAGCAAACGTGATTGAACGTTACCTGGACAAGGCCTTTGCAGTCGAGAAAGTACCAGTAGTGGAGCAACCGATAGTCCGAATTGATGCGGGGAAACTTGCATCGCTGCAACAGGAAAGCGAATATGTGCGCAGAGCACTCATGATCGAGGAAAATCATATCACCGAAGATGAAGATGCGAACAATGTGACTAGCCAAGCGCCTATGGCCATTCATTATTCAACGGATGAAGCTGAAAGAGCTGAGGAGTCTAACCAATCGGAGGTTGGCTTTGAGGGAGCGCTTGAAACTGACGGAGTCCAAGAAAACGGGAATAACGAGCCAATATCATTACAATGGGAGGCGGATTTTTCTGCTGACTTGGATGAAGAGTGGTTACAGTTCTCTGAAATGCTATCTCCGCAGCATGTACAGGCAATTTATGCCTTGCTTGGTGTCAAACCGGATACGGAGCTGATGCGGGTGGCTGAGCAATATGGAACGATGCCTGCACTCCTGTTGGATGAAATTAATGATGTGGCCATGGAAACGATTGTTGACCTTCTCATTGATGGTGATCGTATAGTTTCGGATTATATGAATGTGTTTGAACATGTGAAGAGGTGA